The Candidatus Deferrimicrobium borealis DNA window TCTCCATCACGCCGCGGATCCGCCGCACGGCCGCATCGTCCCTCCCTTCGAACCGCAGCACGAGCACCGGCTGGGTATTGGAGGCCCGGACCAGCCCCCACCCGCCGTCGAAGAGAGCCCGGATCCCGTCGACCCCGATCACTTCCCGCGCCTGCGGCGCGACGATCCGCGCCACCTCTTCCACCACCCGGAACTTGATCTCGTCGGCGCAATCGACGCGGATCTCGGGGGTGGAGACGACGGGGGGCAGGTCCGACAGGAGGGCGCTCAACGGGCGCCGTTCCTTCGCGAGGATCTCGAACAGCCGCGCGGAGGCGTAGATGGCGTCGTCGAACCCGAGATACCGGTCCCGGAAGAAGACGTGCCCGCTCATCTCGCCCGCCAGTTCGGCGTTCTCCTCCTTCATCTTCGCCTTGATGAGGGAGTGCCCCGCCTTCCACATCACCGGGCGCCCGCCGTGCCGCGCGATGTCGTCGTAGAGGTTCTGCGACGACTTCACCTCCGAGATGATCGCCGCTCCCGGCTTGCGCGACAGGATCTCCCGCGCGAACAGGACCAGCAGGTAATCCCCGTAGATCACGTTCCCCTTTTCATCGACCGCCCCGATCCGGTCGGCGTCTCCGTCGTACCCGACCCCGACGTCCGCCCCGATCGCCCTCACTTTTTCCACGAGGAACCGGAGGTTCTCCGGGACCGTGGGGTCCGGAAAGTGGTTGGGGAACCGGCCATCCAGGTCGCAGAACAGCTCGGTGACCTCCATCCCCATCTCCCGGAACAGGGCGGGGGCCACCGCTCCGCCCGTTCCGTTTCCCGCGTCGACGACCACCTTGAGTTTCCCCGGGATCGAAAGGTTCCCCGAGACGAACCTCCGGTACTCCGGAATGATCTCCCGGAAGACGATTTCCCCTTTCCCTTCCAGAAACGCACCCCGCTCGATGACGCGCCGCAGCTCCTGGATCCGCTCCCCGTACAGCGTGCCGGTCCCGACGCACAGCTTGAAGCCGTTGAACTCGGGGGGGTTGTGGCTGCCCGTGATCATGACGCCGCCGTCGGCGCCGAAATGGTGGATGGCGAAATAAAGGAGAGGCGTCGGGCAGACGCCCACGTCGATCACCTTCAGCCCGGCGGAGAGAAGCCCCTCCGCGACCGCATCCCGGAACCCGGGCGAGGAAAGGCGGCAGTCCCGCCCGAGCGCCACCGTCCGTACCCCGTCCGCCGCCGCGAGCGTGCCGTACCCTTTCCCGAGCAGAACGACCGCGGCCCGGTGGAGATCCCTCCCCACCAGGCCGCGGACGTCGTACTCGCGGAAGATCTGCGGATTGATCCGCGCAATCGGCATCAGTCGAGGTGGATTTCCATGTAGGCCTTGGAGGTGCGGCGGGCGACCTTGGTCCGGTGCGCGGCGCGCGCCACTTCCTTGGCGACCGTGAGGGCGACCTTCCGGTTGAACATCGACGGGATGATGTAGTCCTCGGAGAGCTCCTCCTTTCCCACGCAGGAGGCGATGGCGTAGGCCGCCGCCAGCTTCATCTCCTCGTTGATGCACGATGCCCTCGAATCGAGCGCGCCGCGGAAGACCCCCGGGAAGACCAGGGAGTTGTTGATCTGGTTCGGGTAGTCGGAGCGGCCCGTCGCCATGATCCGCACGTACGGCAACGCCTCCTCCGGATGGATCTCGGGTTCGGGGTTCGCCATCGCGAAGACCAGCGGGTCCTTCGCCATCTTCTTCAGGTCCTCCACCGTGATGAGACCCGGGCCGGCCAGCCCGAGGAACAGGTCCGCCCCCGCCATGACGTCCGACAGCTTCCCCTTCTCGTTGAACGGGTTGGTGTGCGCCGCGTACCAGTCCTTCATGAAGTTCATGTGCTGCTTCCGCCCCTTGTAGATGGCCCCGATCCGGTCCACGCCGATGATGTTCCGCGCCCCGGCGTTCAGGAAGATCTTGCTGCACGCCACGCCCGAGGCGCCCACGCCCGCCACGACGATCTTCATGTCCTCGATCCGCTTCTTGACGATCTTCAGGGCGTTCAGCAGCGAAGCCAGCACGACCACCGCCGTCCCGTGCTGGTCGTCGTGGAAGACCGGGATCCCCATCTCGGCCTTCAGGCGATCCTCGATCTCGAAGCAGCGCGGCGCGGAGATATCCTCGAGGTTGATCGCCCCGAAGGTGGGCTCGAGCGCCTTTACGATCAGTACGATCTCGTCGGTGTTCTTCGTGTTGAGGCAGATCGGCCAGGCGTCGATCCCGCCGAACTCCTTGAACAGGCACGCCTTCCCTTCCATGACCGGCATCGCCGCCTCGGGGCCGATGTCCCCCAGGCCCAGGACCGCCGTCCCGTCCGAGACGACGGCGACGGAGTTCCGGCGGCTGGTGAGGGAGAACGACTTCTTCACGTCCTTGTGGATCGCCATGCAGACGCGGGCCACCCCGGGAGTGTACGCCATGGACAGGTCGTTCCGGGTCTTGATCGCGACCTTGGGGTGGAGCGCGATCTTCCCCCCCAGGTGCATCAGGAAGGTCCGGTCGGAGACGTTGATGATCTTTACCCCCGGGACCGCCTTGACGGCGTTGATGATCTTCTGGGCGTGCTCGATGCCGTTCGCGCGCGCGGTGACGTCCCGGGTGACCGTTCCCTTCCCGTGGCCGGAGAGATCGACGGCGCCGATGTCGCCGCCCACCTCACCGATCGCCGTGGTCACCTTGCCGAGCATTCCCACCTTGTTCTGGATCTCCAACCGCATCGTGATGCTGTAGCTCTCGCTCGGAGACAGCGTCGTGGTCATGTTTCCCCCCTCTGCAGATTGGTTGTACCGACATCCTCGCGTATTCTAGGCGGGCCGGACACTTCAATTCAAGCGAATTAGCCACGTGCCTCGCGGCGGTAGACCATCACATCGTACCCCTGGACGTCAACCTCGAAGACGAATCCCTCCACGACGCAGGTGAAAAGGTCCCCGGGATCGTGCGCATCGACCCCGGCGACGAACGCCCCCATGGCGACGAGCGCGTCGATCATTCCCCGCACCTCGCGGAAGGTCAGGTCCATGGCGGTGATGATGTTGTAGACGCGCCCGTTGTGGAAGATCGGGTACACGTCGAAATCGTCCAGTTCCATCCCTTGCCTCTTCCCGCGGTTCCGTTGTGCCAGTCTACCACGCGGGATTGAAAGAACCTTTCCCGTCTGCTACCTTCAACACACCCGCCTGCCACGGAAACCGGAGGGATCCATTGCTCATCCAGGACGTCCTCGAGCACAACGCCCGCACCCATCCCTCCCGGCTCGCCCTCGTCTCGGACGAGGAGGAAGTGACCTACCGGGAACTGCGCGACCGGGTCGGAGGCTACGCCGCCGTCCTCCGCTCGGGGGGGATCGGCAAGGGGGACCGCATCGCGATCCTCGCGCGGAACTCCGTCCTCTACCTGGAGGCTCTTTTCGCGGTGACCCGGGCGGGTGCCGCCCTCGTTCCGCTGAATTACCTCCTGATCGGACGGGAACTGGTCGCCATCCTCGAGAACGCGGATGTGAAGGCGCTCCTGTTCACGGAGGAGTTCCGCGACCGGGTCGGAGAGATCCGCCCTTCCCTGCCGGGGATCGGCTGCTTCGTGCGCATCGACGACCCGGAGCTGCCGAAGAAGGGAACGGACGACGGGCCGGACCCGTCCCCCCCCGTCCTCGAGACGGACATCGCGATGGTGGTCTACGACGGCGGGATATCGAGCCGTCCGCGGGGAGCGATGCTCTCCCACCGGAACCTGCTCGCCGCCTCGGCCTCTTCGGCGCTCGAGCTTTCCCTGTCGCGGAACGACGTCTTTCTTGCATGCGCCCACCTCCCCTTCCTCGGCGGGACGGGGCGGCTCCTGCGATTCCTCTACGTGGGCGCGACGATCGTCCTGCAGCCCGAGTTCGACCCCGAGGAGGCGCTGCGCGCGATCGAACGCCGGTCCGTGACGCGGGTGCTCCTCACCCCGACGATGATGGCGCAGATCCTCGCCTTCCCTTCCGCGGGGAAGTTCAACCTGTCCACCCTGAGGACCGTCCTGTACGGCGGCGCGGTGATCCCGCTGGACCTGCTCAAGCGCGCGATCCGGTTCTTCCCGTGCGGGCTCGTCCAGTCCCACGGCCAGGTGGAGTCCACCGGCATCCTGACGGTCCTGCAGGAGGAGGACCACTCGCTGGACGAGAGCAGCCCCTACATGCGGAAGCTCATGTCCATCGGAAAAGAGGCGATCGGTGTCGAGGTCCGGGTGGTCGGCGAGGACGGCATGGAGATCGCCCCGAACGCGGTGGGTGAAGTCGTGGCCCGCGGGCCGAACGTTTTCGAGGGATACCGGAACGACCCGGCCCTCACCGCGGAGGTCCTGCGGGACGGCTGGCTCCGGACGGGCGACGTGGCCTCCATCGACGAGGAGGGGTACATCTACGTCGTCGACCGGAAGCGGGACACGCTGTCCGTCGAGGGGATCTCGATCTCCCCGCGGGAGATCGAGAACATCCTGTGCGAGCACCCCTTCGTGAAGGAGGCCGCCG harbors:
- a CDS encoding AMP-binding protein; its protein translation is MLIQDVLEHNARTHPSRLALVSDEEEVTYRELRDRVGGYAAVLRSGGIGKGDRIAILARNSVLYLEALFAVTRAGAALVPLNYLLIGRELVAILENADVKALLFTEEFRDRVGEIRPSLPGIGCFVRIDDPELPKKGTDDGPDPSPPVLETDIAMVVYDGGISSRPRGAMLSHRNLLAASASSALELSLSRNDVFLACAHLPFLGGTGRLLRFLYVGATIVLQPEFDPEEALRAIERRSVTRVLLTPTMMAQILAFPSAGKFNLSTLRTVLYGGAVIPLDLLKRAIRFFPCGLVQSHGQVESTGILTVLQEEDHSLDESSPYMRKLMSIGKEAIGVEVRVVGEDGMEIAPNAVGEVVARGPNVFEGYRNDPALTAEVLRDGWLRTGDVASIDEEGYIYVVDRKRDTLSVEGISISPREIENILCEHPFVKEAAVVPRPDYAMGEVPVAVVVLREGTSVDPEEILRHCRRNMAPFKVPRAIDFVPALPRNAQGKVLKARLRDRLV
- a CDS encoding NAD-dependent malic enzyme; translation: MTTTLSPSESYSITMRLEIQNKVGMLGKVTTAIGEVGGDIGAVDLSGHGKGTVTRDVTARANGIEHAQKIINAVKAVPGVKIINVSDRTFLMHLGGKIALHPKVAIKTRNDLSMAYTPGVARVCMAIHKDVKKSFSLTSRRNSVAVVSDGTAVLGLGDIGPEAAMPVMEGKACLFKEFGGIDAWPICLNTKNTDEIVLIVKALEPTFGAINLEDISAPRCFEIEDRLKAEMGIPVFHDDQHGTAVVVLASLLNALKIVKKRIEDMKIVVAGVGASGVACSKIFLNAGARNIIGVDRIGAIYKGRKQHMNFMKDWYAAHTNPFNEKGKLSDVMAGADLFLGLAGPGLITVEDLKKMAKDPLVFAMANPEPEIHPEEALPYVRIMATGRSDYPNQINNSLVFPGVFRGALDSRASCINEEMKLAAAYAIASCVGKEELSEDYIIPSMFNRKVALTVAKEVARAAHRTKVARRTSKAYMEIHLD
- a CDS encoding phosphomannomutase/phosphoglucomutase, with protein sequence MPIARINPQIFREYDVRGLVGRDLHRAAVVLLGKGYGTLAAADGVRTVALGRDCRLSSPGFRDAVAEGLLSAGLKVIDVGVCPTPLLYFAIHHFGADGGVMITGSHNPPEFNGFKLCVGTGTLYGERIQELRRVIERGAFLEGKGEIVFREIIPEYRRFVSGNLSIPGKLKVVVDAGNGTGGAVAPALFREMGMEVTELFCDLDGRFPNHFPDPTVPENLRFLVEKVRAIGADVGVGYDGDADRIGAVDEKGNVIYGDYLLVLFAREILSRKPGAAIISEVKSSQNLYDDIARHGGRPVMWKAGHSLIKAKMKEENAELAGEMSGHVFFRDRYLGFDDAIYASARLFEILAKERRPLSALLSDLPPVVSTPEIRVDCADEIKFRVVEEVARIVAPQAREVIGVDGIRALFDGGWGLVRASNTQPVLVLRFEGRDDAAVRRIRGVMENAVERARAAVRA